The following are from one region of the Coffea eugenioides isolate CCC68of chromosome 2, Ceug_1.0, whole genome shotgun sequence genome:
- the LOC113763635 gene encoding uncharacterized protein LOC113763635 isoform X1 gives MYTLLCFASVNTAFLCCLWQYFCLMVGDALNALLSLIIPSSAGYGGCYMNLFTNFVCICFSRLSYIIQFIVASLGKERSEQSIFCIMVREKDVCWEYAEKLDGNKVRCKFCLRVLNGGISRLKHHLSRLPSKGVNPCGKVRDDVTDRVRAIIAVKEEGKEIPLPKKQKLAEAKPPISTSMGKGSITLEAPPPVVKVFPSVMPIGSSPASDEENAERSIALFFFENKLDFGVARSSSYQQMIDAIGKCGSGFIGPSSDSLKTIWLDGIKSELSLESKDIEKEWAMTGCTVIAETWTDNKSRALINFLVSSPSKTFFHKSVDASSYYKNIKCLSDLFDSVIQDFGQDNVVQIIVDDTLNCTGLVNHILQNYGSIFVSPCAWQCLNSILEEFSKVDWVNRCILQAQAISKFIYNASSVLDLMKKYTGGQGIIKSGITKPVSDFLSLQSILKQRSKLKHMFNSPEFSANSAFANKSQSITCVGILDDNDFWRAVEECVAVSEPFLKVMREVFGGKPAVGYIYELMTKAKESIRTYYIMDEIKCSTFLDIVDKKWQNNLHSPLHSAAAFLNPSIQYNPEVKFLGSIKEDFFRVLEKLLPTPELRRDITNQILLFTRASGMFGCNLAREAIDTVTPGIWWEQYGDAAPMLQRVAIRILSQVCSIFTFERNWSTFKQLHSEKRNKIDKETLNDLVYIHYNLKLSRSLASRPLEADPIQLDDIDMTSEWVEESENPSPTQWLDRFGSALDGNDLNTRQFSAAIFGGDHIFGL, from the exons ATGTACACGCTACTCTGCTTTGCTTCAGTTAATACTGCATTTCTGTGCTGTTTGTGGCAATATTTTTGTCTCATGGTCGGAGATGCTTTGAATGCATTGTTGTCTCTCATAATACCTTCTTCAGCTGGATATGGTGGTTGTTATATGAATTTGTTTACCAACTTTGTCTGTATTTGTTTTTCCCGCTTGTCATATATCATTCAATTCATTGTTGCTTCTTTAGGTAAGGAGAGGTCAGAGCAAAGCATCTTCTGTATCA TGGTTCGAGAAAAAGATGTTTGCTGGGAGTATGCCGAAAAGTTAGACGGAAACAAAGTGAGATGCAAGTTCTGCCTTAGAGTACTGAATGGTGGCATTAGTAGATTAAAGCATCATCTGTCTAGACTTCCCAGTAAAGGTGTAAATCCATGCGGCAAAGTGAGGGATGATGTTACTGACAGGGTCAGAGCTATTATAGCGGTAAAGGAAGAGGGAAAGGAAATTCCCCTTCCCAAGAAACAGAAGCTAGCAGAAGCGAAACCTCCTATCAGCACTTCCATGGGTAAAGGTTCAATCACTTTGGAAGCACCTCCTCCAGTGGTGAAAGTTTTTCCATCTGTGATGCCCATAGGTTCCTCCCCAGCTAGTGACGAAGAGAATGCAGAGAGAAGTATCGCCTTAttcttttttgaaaataaactgGATTTTGGCGTGGCTCGTTCTTCATCTTATCAACAAATGATTGATGCAATAGGAAAGTGTGGCAGTGGGTTCATAGGGCCATCCTCTGATTCTCTTAAGACTATCTGGTTAGATGGGATCAAGTCTGAATTAAGCTTAGAATCTAAAGATATTGAGAAAGAATGGGCCATGACAGGTTGTACAGTAATCGCTGAAACATGGACAGATAACAAATCTAGagctttgattaattttttagtCTCTTCACCTTCTAAAACTTTTTTCCACAAATCAGTAGATGCATCGTCATATTACAAGAATATCAAGTGCCTTTCCGATTTATTTGACTCTGTAATTCAAGATTTTGGCCAAGACAATGTTGTGCAGATTATTGTGGATGATACTCTTAATTGCACTGGTTTGGTAAACCATATTCTTCAGAACTATGGGAGTATATTTGTTTCCCCTTGTGCTTGGCAATGTCTAAATTCAATCCTGGAGGAGTTCTCCAAAGTAGATTGGGTTAACAGATGTATCTTGCAGGCACAGGCTATCTCAAAGTTTATATATAACGCTTCGTCTGTTCTGGATCTTATGAAAAAGTACACCGGAGGACAGGGGATCATTAAGTCTGGCATCACAAAGCCTGTTTCTGACTTTCTCTCCTTGCAATCTATCCTGAAACAGAGGTCAAAACTGAAACATATGTTCAATAGCCCTGAATTTTCTGCAAATTCAGCTTTTGCAAATAAGTCTCAAAGCATAACCTGTGTTGGCATTCTTGATGATAATGATTTCTGGAGGGCAGTTGAGGAATGTGTTGCTGTTTCTGAACCCTTCTTGAAAGTCATGAGGGAAGTTTTTGGAGGGAAGCCTGCAGTGGGGTACATTTACGAATTGATGACTAAAGCAAAAGAGTCAATCAGAACTTACTACATTATGGATGAGATTAAATGCAGTACTTTTCTAGATATAGTTGACAAGAAGTGGCAGAACAACCTCCATTCACCTTTACATTCTGCTGCTGCTTTTTTGAATCCTAGCATCCAGTATAATCCAGAGGTCAAGTTTCTTGGCTCTATAAAAGAAGATTTTTTCAGAGTCTTGGAGAAATTACTCCCCACGCCAGAATTAAGACGAGATATTACCAATCAAATTCTTTTATTTACCAGGGCATCTGGGATGTTTGGTTGTAATCTCGCAAGGGAAGCAATTGATACTGTTACACCAG GGATTTGGTGGGAACAGTATGGTGATGCTGCTCCCATGTTGCAACGGGTTGCCATACGAATACTTAGCCAGGTCTGTAGCATTTTTACTTTTGAGCGGAACTGGAGTACATTCAAGCAACTTCATTCGGAGAAGCGCAATAAAATTGATAAGGAAACATTGAATGACCTTGTATATATACATTACAATCTCAAGCTATCTAGATCTCTTGCATCAAGGCCTTTGGAAGCAGATCCCATTCAACTTGATGACATAGATATGACTTCTGAGTGGGTGGAGGAGTCTGAGAACCCTAGCCCCACTCAGTGGCTGGATAGGTTTGGTTCTGCATTGGATGGGAATGACTTGAACACGAGACAGTTTAGTGCTGCTATATTTGGTGGTGACCACATCTTTGGTTTGTGA
- the LOC113763635 gene encoding uncharacterized protein LOC113763635 isoform X3, whose translation MVREKDVCWEYAEKLDGNKVRCKFCLRVLNGGISRLKHHLSRLPSKGVNPCGKVRDDVTDRVRAIIAVKEEGKEIPLPKKQKLAEAKPPISTSMGKGSITLEAPPPVVKVFPSVMPIGSSPASDEENAERSIALFFFENKLDFGVARSSSYQQMIDAIGKCGSGFIGPSSDSLKTIWLDGIKSELSLESKDIEKEWAMTGCTVIAETWTDNKSRALINFLVSSPSKTFFHKSVDASSYYKNIKCLSDLFDSVIQDFGQDNVVQIIVDDTLNCTGLVNHILQNYGSIFVSPCAWQCLNSILEEFSKVDWVNRCILQAQAISKFIYNASSVLDLMKKYTGGQGIIKSGITKPVSDFLSLQSILKQRSKLKHMFNSPEFSANSAFANKSQSITCVGILDDNDFWRAVEECVAVSEPFLKVMREVFGGKPAVGYIYELMTKAKESIRTYYIMDEIKCSTFLDIVDKKWQNNLHSPLHSAAAFLNPSIQYNPEVKFLGSIKEDFFRVLEKLLPTPELRRDITNQILLFTRASGMFGCNLAREAIDTVTPGIWWEQYGDAAPMLQRVAIRILSQVCSIFTFERNWSTFKQLHSEKRNKIDKETLNDLVYIHYNLKLSRSLASRPLEADPIQLDDIDMTSEWVEESENPSPTQWLDRFGSALDGNDLNTRQFSAAIFGGDHIFGL comes from the exons A TGGTTCGAGAAAAAGATGTTTGCTGGGAGTATGCCGAAAAGTTAGACGGAAACAAAGTGAGATGCAAGTTCTGCCTTAGAGTACTGAATGGTGGCATTAGTAGATTAAAGCATCATCTGTCTAGACTTCCCAGTAAAGGTGTAAATCCATGCGGCAAAGTGAGGGATGATGTTACTGACAGGGTCAGAGCTATTATAGCGGTAAAGGAAGAGGGAAAGGAAATTCCCCTTCCCAAGAAACAGAAGCTAGCAGAAGCGAAACCTCCTATCAGCACTTCCATGGGTAAAGGTTCAATCACTTTGGAAGCACCTCCTCCAGTGGTGAAAGTTTTTCCATCTGTGATGCCCATAGGTTCCTCCCCAGCTAGTGACGAAGAGAATGCAGAGAGAAGTATCGCCTTAttcttttttgaaaataaactgGATTTTGGCGTGGCTCGTTCTTCATCTTATCAACAAATGATTGATGCAATAGGAAAGTGTGGCAGTGGGTTCATAGGGCCATCCTCTGATTCTCTTAAGACTATCTGGTTAGATGGGATCAAGTCTGAATTAAGCTTAGAATCTAAAGATATTGAGAAAGAATGGGCCATGACAGGTTGTACAGTAATCGCTGAAACATGGACAGATAACAAATCTAGagctttgattaattttttagtCTCTTCACCTTCTAAAACTTTTTTCCACAAATCAGTAGATGCATCGTCATATTACAAGAATATCAAGTGCCTTTCCGATTTATTTGACTCTGTAATTCAAGATTTTGGCCAAGACAATGTTGTGCAGATTATTGTGGATGATACTCTTAATTGCACTGGTTTGGTAAACCATATTCTTCAGAACTATGGGAGTATATTTGTTTCCCCTTGTGCTTGGCAATGTCTAAATTCAATCCTGGAGGAGTTCTCCAAAGTAGATTGGGTTAACAGATGTATCTTGCAGGCACAGGCTATCTCAAAGTTTATATATAACGCTTCGTCTGTTCTGGATCTTATGAAAAAGTACACCGGAGGACAGGGGATCATTAAGTCTGGCATCACAAAGCCTGTTTCTGACTTTCTCTCCTTGCAATCTATCCTGAAACAGAGGTCAAAACTGAAACATATGTTCAATAGCCCTGAATTTTCTGCAAATTCAGCTTTTGCAAATAAGTCTCAAAGCATAACCTGTGTTGGCATTCTTGATGATAATGATTTCTGGAGGGCAGTTGAGGAATGTGTTGCTGTTTCTGAACCCTTCTTGAAAGTCATGAGGGAAGTTTTTGGAGGGAAGCCTGCAGTGGGGTACATTTACGAATTGATGACTAAAGCAAAAGAGTCAATCAGAACTTACTACATTATGGATGAGATTAAATGCAGTACTTTTCTAGATATAGTTGACAAGAAGTGGCAGAACAACCTCCATTCACCTTTACATTCTGCTGCTGCTTTTTTGAATCCTAGCATCCAGTATAATCCAGAGGTCAAGTTTCTTGGCTCTATAAAAGAAGATTTTTTCAGAGTCTTGGAGAAATTACTCCCCACGCCAGAATTAAGACGAGATATTACCAATCAAATTCTTTTATTTACCAGGGCATCTGGGATGTTTGGTTGTAATCTCGCAAGGGAAGCAATTGATACTGTTACACCAG GGATTTGGTGGGAACAGTATGGTGATGCTGCTCCCATGTTGCAACGGGTTGCCATACGAATACTTAGCCAGGTCTGTAGCATTTTTACTTTTGAGCGGAACTGGAGTACATTCAAGCAACTTCATTCGGAGAAGCGCAATAAAATTGATAAGGAAACATTGAATGACCTTGTATATATACATTACAATCTCAAGCTATCTAGATCTCTTGCATCAAGGCCTTTGGAAGCAGATCCCATTCAACTTGATGACATAGATATGACTTCTGAGTGGGTGGAGGAGTCTGAGAACCCTAGCCCCACTCAGTGGCTGGATAGGTTTGGTTCTGCATTGGATGGGAATGACTTGAACACGAGACAGTTTAGTGCTGCTATATTTGGTGGTGACCACATCTTTGGTTTGTGA
- the LOC113763635 gene encoding uncharacterized protein LOC113763635 isoform X2 — protein MHVCTCLVTYMDQIVKFSSVAVVREKDVCWEYAEKLDGNKVRCKFCLRVLNGGISRLKHHLSRLPSKGVNPCGKVRDDVTDRVRAIIAVKEEGKEIPLPKKQKLAEAKPPISTSMGKGSITLEAPPPVVKVFPSVMPIGSSPASDEENAERSIALFFFENKLDFGVARSSSYQQMIDAIGKCGSGFIGPSSDSLKTIWLDGIKSELSLESKDIEKEWAMTGCTVIAETWTDNKSRALINFLVSSPSKTFFHKSVDASSYYKNIKCLSDLFDSVIQDFGQDNVVQIIVDDTLNCTGLVNHILQNYGSIFVSPCAWQCLNSILEEFSKVDWVNRCILQAQAISKFIYNASSVLDLMKKYTGGQGIIKSGITKPVSDFLSLQSILKQRSKLKHMFNSPEFSANSAFANKSQSITCVGILDDNDFWRAVEECVAVSEPFLKVMREVFGGKPAVGYIYELMTKAKESIRTYYIMDEIKCSTFLDIVDKKWQNNLHSPLHSAAAFLNPSIQYNPEVKFLGSIKEDFFRVLEKLLPTPELRRDITNQILLFTRASGMFGCNLAREAIDTVTPGIWWEQYGDAAPMLQRVAIRILSQVCSIFTFERNWSTFKQLHSEKRNKIDKETLNDLVYIHYNLKLSRSLASRPLEADPIQLDDIDMTSEWVEESENPSPTQWLDRFGSALDGNDLNTRQFSAAIFGGDHIFGL, from the exons ATGCATGTGTGCACCTGCTTAGTAACATACATGGACCaaattgtcaaattttcttCTGTGGCAGTGGTTCGAGAAAAAGATGTTTGCTGGGAGTATGCCGAAAAGTTAGACGGAAACAAAGTGAGATGCAAGTTCTGCCTTAGAGTACTGAATGGTGGCATTAGTAGATTAAAGCATCATCTGTCTAGACTTCCCAGTAAAGGTGTAAATCCATGCGGCAAAGTGAGGGATGATGTTACTGACAGGGTCAGAGCTATTATAGCGGTAAAGGAAGAGGGAAAGGAAATTCCCCTTCCCAAGAAACAGAAGCTAGCAGAAGCGAAACCTCCTATCAGCACTTCCATGGGTAAAGGTTCAATCACTTTGGAAGCACCTCCTCCAGTGGTGAAAGTTTTTCCATCTGTGATGCCCATAGGTTCCTCCCCAGCTAGTGACGAAGAGAATGCAGAGAGAAGTATCGCCTTAttcttttttgaaaataaactgGATTTTGGCGTGGCTCGTTCTTCATCTTATCAACAAATGATTGATGCAATAGGAAAGTGTGGCAGTGGGTTCATAGGGCCATCCTCTGATTCTCTTAAGACTATCTGGTTAGATGGGATCAAGTCTGAATTAAGCTTAGAATCTAAAGATATTGAGAAAGAATGGGCCATGACAGGTTGTACAGTAATCGCTGAAACATGGACAGATAACAAATCTAGagctttgattaattttttagtCTCTTCACCTTCTAAAACTTTTTTCCACAAATCAGTAGATGCATCGTCATATTACAAGAATATCAAGTGCCTTTCCGATTTATTTGACTCTGTAATTCAAGATTTTGGCCAAGACAATGTTGTGCAGATTATTGTGGATGATACTCTTAATTGCACTGGTTTGGTAAACCATATTCTTCAGAACTATGGGAGTATATTTGTTTCCCCTTGTGCTTGGCAATGTCTAAATTCAATCCTGGAGGAGTTCTCCAAAGTAGATTGGGTTAACAGATGTATCTTGCAGGCACAGGCTATCTCAAAGTTTATATATAACGCTTCGTCTGTTCTGGATCTTATGAAAAAGTACACCGGAGGACAGGGGATCATTAAGTCTGGCATCACAAAGCCTGTTTCTGACTTTCTCTCCTTGCAATCTATCCTGAAACAGAGGTCAAAACTGAAACATATGTTCAATAGCCCTGAATTTTCTGCAAATTCAGCTTTTGCAAATAAGTCTCAAAGCATAACCTGTGTTGGCATTCTTGATGATAATGATTTCTGGAGGGCAGTTGAGGAATGTGTTGCTGTTTCTGAACCCTTCTTGAAAGTCATGAGGGAAGTTTTTGGAGGGAAGCCTGCAGTGGGGTACATTTACGAATTGATGACTAAAGCAAAAGAGTCAATCAGAACTTACTACATTATGGATGAGATTAAATGCAGTACTTTTCTAGATATAGTTGACAAGAAGTGGCAGAACAACCTCCATTCACCTTTACATTCTGCTGCTGCTTTTTTGAATCCTAGCATCCAGTATAATCCAGAGGTCAAGTTTCTTGGCTCTATAAAAGAAGATTTTTTCAGAGTCTTGGAGAAATTACTCCCCACGCCAGAATTAAGACGAGATATTACCAATCAAATTCTTTTATTTACCAGGGCATCTGGGATGTTTGGTTGTAATCTCGCAAGGGAAGCAATTGATACTGTTACACCAG GGATTTGGTGGGAACAGTATGGTGATGCTGCTCCCATGTTGCAACGGGTTGCCATACGAATACTTAGCCAGGTCTGTAGCATTTTTACTTTTGAGCGGAACTGGAGTACATTCAAGCAACTTCATTCGGAGAAGCGCAATAAAATTGATAAGGAAACATTGAATGACCTTGTATATATACATTACAATCTCAAGCTATCTAGATCTCTTGCATCAAGGCCTTTGGAAGCAGATCCCATTCAACTTGATGACATAGATATGACTTCTGAGTGGGTGGAGGAGTCTGAGAACCCTAGCCCCACTCAGTGGCTGGATAGGTTTGGTTCTGCATTGGATGGGAATGACTTGAACACGAGACAGTTTAGTGCTGCTATATTTGGTGGTGACCACATCTTTGGTTTGTGA
- the LOC113763823 gene encoding uncharacterized protein LOC113763823 isoform X2 → MHRPATGPSSTHPTYGNPSLYPKVGQLPGVPGRNPSFHHPTPSPPSAAPGIGIRVALKPEYRISPPPHLSPQIGDIPRSNFLFDFEFERKVLAEAEKESQNWSRLGLENLPSKTPEATSSLGSTPDSVVSKYIASGLSREAVHVAVANYGDNPSKVREFANGYALLREMGFSSNNVAEALLMYDNDTDKALAHFLNSSS, encoded by the exons ATGCACCGCCCCGCCACCGGGCCCTCCTCCACCCATCCGACGTACGGTAATCCCTCCCTCTACCCTAAGGTAGGCCAACTTCCTGGTGTCCCTGGTCGGAACCCCTCTTTTCATCATCCCACCCCGTCTCCGCCATCTGCCGCTC CTGGAATTGGGATTAGGGTTGCTTTGAAGCCTGAGTATCGGATTTCACCACCG CCTCATTTATCCCCTCAAATTGGAGACATTCCTCGAAGCAATTTCCTctttgattttgaatttgagAGGAAGGTTTTGGCTGAAGCAGAGAAAGAAAGCCAAAACTGGAGCAGGCTGGGGCTAGAAAATCTTCCATCTAAAACGCCAGAGGCAACATCTTCTCTG GGCTCCACACCAGACTCGGTAGTGAGCAAATATATTGCATCAGGTCTAAGCAGGGAGGCTGTGCATGTAGCAGTTGCAAATTATGGAGACAATCCAAGCAAG GTCAGGGAATTTGCCAACGGCTATGCCCTCTTGCGAGAAATGGGATTCTCATCAAATAATGTTGCAGAAGCTCTGCTCATGTATGACAATGACACAGACAAGGCATTGGCACACTTTCTTAACAGTTCATCCTAG
- the LOC113763823 gene encoding uncharacterized protein LOC113763823 isoform X1 codes for MDYDFRNRKNPPPYDSQIPMHRPATGPSSTHPTYGNPSLYPKVGQLPGVPGRNPSFHHPTPSPPSAAPGIGIRVALKPEYRISPPPHLSPQIGDIPRSNFLFDFEFERKVLAEAEKESQNWSRLGLENLPSKTPEATSSLGSTPDSVVSKYIASGLSREAVHVAVANYGDNPSKVREFANGYALLREMGFSSNNVAEALLMYDNDTDKALAHFLNSSS; via the exons ATGGATTACGATTTTAGGAACAGAAAGAACCCCCCGCCTTACGATTCTCAAATTCCGATGCACCGCCCCGCCACCGGGCCCTCCTCCACCCATCCGACGTACGGTAATCCCTCCCTCTACCCTAAGGTAGGCCAACTTCCTGGTGTCCCTGGTCGGAACCCCTCTTTTCATCATCCCACCCCGTCTCCGCCATCTGCCGCTC CTGGAATTGGGATTAGGGTTGCTTTGAAGCCTGAGTATCGGATTTCACCACCG CCTCATTTATCCCCTCAAATTGGAGACATTCCTCGAAGCAATTTCCTctttgattttgaatttgagAGGAAGGTTTTGGCTGAAGCAGAGAAAGAAAGCCAAAACTGGAGCAGGCTGGGGCTAGAAAATCTTCCATCTAAAACGCCAGAGGCAACATCTTCTCTG GGCTCCACACCAGACTCGGTAGTGAGCAAATATATTGCATCAGGTCTAAGCAGGGAGGCTGTGCATGTAGCAGTTGCAAATTATGGAGACAATCCAAGCAAG GTCAGGGAATTTGCCAACGGCTATGCCCTCTTGCGAGAAATGGGATTCTCATCAAATAATGTTGCAGAAGCTCTGCTCATGTATGACAATGACACAGACAAGGCATTGGCACACTTTCTTAACAGTTCATCCTAG
- the LOC113761778 gene encoding hydroxyproline O-galactosyltransferase HPGT1 isoform X1, giving the protein MQTKVSNANRHSGIVIRSRTSTMMLSMFATLASFYVAGRLWQDAEERVLLTKELDRITGQGHSAISVDDTLKIIACREQKKKLSALEMELVAARQEGFVSSHLPEKNSISNKRPLVVIGILTGFSHKSKRDAIRKAWMGAGKVLKKIEDEKGIIARFVIGRSSNRGDSLDRSIDNENKETNDFLILENHVEALEEQPNKTKSFFAYAAENWDADFFAKINDDVYLNIDALGNTLAGYVDKPRVYVGCMKSGEVFSEQSHRWYEPDWWKFGDGKTYFRHASGEMFVVSKALAKFISINRSILRAYAHDDVTVGSWFIGSDVKYVDERKFCCSSWSTGAICSGV; this is encoded by the exons atgcagaCTAAGGTCTCAAATGCTAATCGGCATTCCGGAATAGTGATTCGATCTCGGACTTCAACGATGATGTTATCCATGTTCGCCACCTTAGCTTCCTTTTACGTTGCCGGCAG ATTATGGCAGGATGCGGAAGAGAGGGTTCTCTTGACAAAGGAGCTTGATAGAATTACTGGGCAG GGACATTCAGCAATATCAGTGGACGATACTCTAAAAATTATTGCTTGCAG ggaacaaaagaagaaattgtcTGCACTGGAGATGGAACTGGTGGCAGCTAGACAGGAGGGATTCGTTTCCAGTCACTTGCCAGAGAAAAATAGTATTTCTAATAAAAGGCCTCTAGTAGTGATAGGAATACTTACAGGATTTAGTCACAAGAGCAAGAGAGATGCTATACGCAAGGCTTGGATGGGAGCTG GCAAAGTGTTGAAAAAGATAGAGGATGAGAAGGGAATAATTGCACGTTTTGTTATTGGGAGGAG TTCTAACCGTGGAGACAGCTTGGACAGAAGCATTGACAATGAAAATAAAGAGACCAATGATTTTCTCATTCTT GAAAACCATGTTGAGGCACTTGAAGAACAGCCAAACAAGACAAAATCATTTTTTGCTTATGCTGCAGAAAATTGGGATGCTGACTTCTTTGCAAAAATCAATGATGATGTCTATTTGAATATAG ATGCATTAGGAAATACACTCGCTGGATATGTGGACAAGCCTCGTGTATATGTTGGGTGTATGAAGTCAGGCGAAGTATTTTCTGAACA GAGCCACAGGTGGTATGAACCAGATTGGTGGAAATTTGGAGATGGAAAAAC GTACTTTCGCCATGCATCAGGTGAAATGTTTGTTGTATCCAAGGCTTTGGCTAAGTTTATCTCAATAAATAG ATCCATTCTTAGAGCCTATGCTCATGATGATGTTACTGTTGGTTCTTGGTTTATTGGCTCTGATGTCAAATATGTAGATGAGAGGAAGTTTTGCTGCTCATCTTGGTCAACAG GAGCCATATGCTCAGGAGTATGA
- the LOC113761778 gene encoding hydroxyproline O-galactosyltransferase HPGT1 isoform X2 — MQTKVSNANRHSGIVIRSRTSTMMLSMFATLASFYVAGRLWQDAEERVLLTKELDRITGQGHSAISVDDTLKIIACREQKKKLSALEMELVAARQEGFVSSHLPEKNSISNKRPLVVIGILTGFSHKSKRDAIRKAWMGAGKVLKKIEDEKGIIARFVIGRSSNRGDSLDRSIDNENKETNDFLILENHVEALEEQPNKTKSFFAYAAENWDADFFAKINDDVYLNIDALGNTLAGYVDKPRVYVGCMKSGEVFSEQSHRWYEPDWWKFGDGKTYFRHASGEMFVVSKALAKFISINR; from the exons atgcagaCTAAGGTCTCAAATGCTAATCGGCATTCCGGAATAGTGATTCGATCTCGGACTTCAACGATGATGTTATCCATGTTCGCCACCTTAGCTTCCTTTTACGTTGCCGGCAG ATTATGGCAGGATGCGGAAGAGAGGGTTCTCTTGACAAAGGAGCTTGATAGAATTACTGGGCAG GGACATTCAGCAATATCAGTGGACGATACTCTAAAAATTATTGCTTGCAG ggaacaaaagaagaaattgtcTGCACTGGAGATGGAACTGGTGGCAGCTAGACAGGAGGGATTCGTTTCCAGTCACTTGCCAGAGAAAAATAGTATTTCTAATAAAAGGCCTCTAGTAGTGATAGGAATACTTACAGGATTTAGTCACAAGAGCAAGAGAGATGCTATACGCAAGGCTTGGATGGGAGCTG GCAAAGTGTTGAAAAAGATAGAGGATGAGAAGGGAATAATTGCACGTTTTGTTATTGGGAGGAG TTCTAACCGTGGAGACAGCTTGGACAGAAGCATTGACAATGAAAATAAAGAGACCAATGATTTTCTCATTCTT GAAAACCATGTTGAGGCACTTGAAGAACAGCCAAACAAGACAAAATCATTTTTTGCTTATGCTGCAGAAAATTGGGATGCTGACTTCTTTGCAAAAATCAATGATGATGTCTATTTGAATATAG ATGCATTAGGAAATACACTCGCTGGATATGTGGACAAGCCTCGTGTATATGTTGGGTGTATGAAGTCAGGCGAAGTATTTTCTGAACA GAGCCACAGGTGGTATGAACCAGATTGGTGGAAATTTGGAGATGGAAAAAC GTACTTTCGCCATGCATCAGGTGAAATGTTTGTTGTATCCAAGGCTTTGGCTAAGTTTATCTCAATAAATAG ATGA